From a single Anomaloglossus baeobatrachus isolate aAnoBae1 chromosome 4, aAnoBae1.hap1, whole genome shotgun sequence genomic region:
- the LOC142301055 gene encoding histone H2B 1.1: protein MPDPAKSAPAPKKGSKKAVTKTQKKDGKKRRKSRKESYAIYVYKVLKQVHPDTGISSKAMGIMNCFVGDIFERIAGEASRLAHYNKRHTITSREIQTAVRLLLPGELAKHAVSEGTKAVTKYTSAK, encoded by the coding sequence ATGCCTGATCCCGCCAAGTCCGCCCCAGCGCCCaagaagggctccaagaaagccgtgaccaagactcagaagaaggacggcaagaagcggaggaagagccggaaggagagctatgccatctacgtgtacaaggtgctgaagcaggtgcaccccgacaccggcatctcctccaaggccatgggcatcatgaactgcttcgtcggtgacatcttcgagcgcatcgcaggggaagcctcccgcctggcgcactacaacaagcgccacaccatcacctcccgggagatccagaccgccgtgcgcctgctgctgcccggagagctggccaagcacgccgtgtccgagggcaccaaggccgtcaccaagtacaccagcgccaagtga
- the LOC142301058 gene encoding histone H1.11R-like, with translation MAETAPAAAPPPAEPAAKSKKAPKKSGAAKKSSKSSGPSASDLIMKAVSASKERSGVSLAALKKLLSAGGYDVERNNSRLKLAIKALVNKGSLLQVKGSGASGSFKLNKKQETKDKATKKPAAAAKPKKPAAKKAAKSPKKPKKAPAAAKKSPKKAKKPAAAAKKAAKSPKKPKAAPKPKKVTKSPAKKAAKPKAAKSPAKKATKAKKPAAKK, from the coding sequence ATGGCAGAGACCGCACCGGCCGCCGCTCCTCCTCCCGCCGAACCGGCCGCCAAATCTAAGAAGGCGCCGAAGAAATCCGGGGCCGCCAAGAAAAGCAGCAAATCCTCCGGTCCCAGCGCCTCCGACCTGATCATGAAAGCCGTGTCCGCCTCCAAGGAGCGCAGTGGGGTGTCTCTGGCCGCCCTGAAGAAGCTTCTGTCTGCCGGAGGATACGATGTGGAGAGGAATAACAGCCGCCTGAAGCTGGCCATCAAGGCTCTGGTCAACAAGGGCTCCCTGCTCCAGGTGAAGGGCAGCGGCGCCTCCGGGTCCTTCAAGCTGAACAAGAAGCAGGAGACGAAGGACAAGGCGACCAAGAAGCCAGCAGCTGCGGCCAAGCCTaagaagccggcagccaagaaAGCGGCCAAATCTCCGAAGAAGCCCAAGAAGGCTCCGGCCGCGGCCAAGAAAAGCccgaaaaaggccaagaagcccgCAGCAGCCGCCAAGAAAGCGGCAAAGAGCCCCAAGAAGCCGAAGGCCGCTCCAAAGCCCAAGAAGGTGACGAAGAGTCCGGCTAAGAAGGCGGCAAAACCCAAAGCTGCCAAGAGTCCGGCTAAGAAGGCGACTAAAGCCAAGAAGCCCGCGGCCAAGAAATAA
- the LOC142301056 gene encoding histone H3-like, whose translation RAMARTKQTARKSTGGKAPRKQLATKAARKSAPATGGVKKPHRYRPGTVALREIRRYQKSTELLIRKLPFQRLVREIAQDFKTDLRFQSSAVMALQEASEAYLVGLFEDTNLCAIHAKRVTIMPKDIQLARRIRGERA comes from the coding sequence AGAGCTATGGCCAGAACTAAGCAGACTGCCCGTAAATCCACCGGAGGGAAAGCTCCCCGCAAGCAGCTGGCCACTAAGGCCGCCAGGAAGAGCGCTCCCGCCACCGGCGGAGTGAAGAAGCCGCATCGCTACCGGCCGGGGACAGTCGCTCTCCGGGAGATCCGCCGCTACCAGAAATCTACCGAGCTGCTGATCCGGAAGCTTCCCTTCCAGCGCCTGGTGAGAGAGATCGCCCAGGACTTCAAGACCGATCTGCGCTTCCAGAGCTCGGCCGTCATGGCCCTGCAGGAGGCCAGCGAGGCTTATCTGGTGGGGCTGTTCGAGGACACCAACCTGTGCGCCATCCACGCCAAGAGGGTCACCATCATGCCCAAAGACATCCAGCTGGCCCGCCGCATCCGCGGGGAGAGGGCGTAG